The following proteins are encoded in a genomic region of Magnolia sinica isolate HGM2019 chromosome 1, MsV1, whole genome shotgun sequence:
- the LOC131236587 gene encoding arabinogalactan protein 23-like has product MDMRKISCAIIVAAALASAVLAAEESLAPAPGPAMHSGSVAVAPALGLVGASILSFFAFYLQ; this is encoded by the coding sequence atggacatgagaaAGATCTCCTGCGCCATCATCGTCGCTGCTGCCTTAGCAAGCGCAGTCCTTGCTGCCGAGGAGAGCTTGGCCCCAGCACCTGGGCCCGCCATGCACAGTGGGTCTGTTGCGGTTGCACCCGCCCTCGGGCTAGTTGGGGCCTCGATCTTGTCCTTCTTTGCCTTTTACTTGCAGTAG